The proteins below are encoded in one region of Misgurnus anguillicaudatus chromosome 24, ASM2758022v2, whole genome shotgun sequence:
- the tp53i13 gene encoding tumor protein p53-inducible protein 13, with product MNPRVNLLSGLIWIGVIQCCHSRLPHDCDNGKANLETDLPGSEKLMCQEHWPQSQMNIPDIDTKYPIQGSDYICMDTPITYNDPIPTHGPYRPVEAESGEYLYCPPQRWLHNLKNGALVLLYHPCVSSKVRRSLTVLARSCLAHYILTPHPWLSQHRPLAMVSWGRSLEMSRITPGVCDWLVSISYNISQASTSQGKKYNLFLTKPAPVNSLMDVNQEMASLEGLKFLKNCCFEALHLEVRRTRGRSRKTRMALKQTSQVVEPSRLNSTDNAKHNITDTLSENNKTVMTLPSHNSSTDLGVPGRGAKVEEMTDAEKQFAQSNLNEGSKNQIYRKTHKNTTVERTRHRIKTDTKAQRFGSECEDLGLCETQESPGIEGLSKGQRIKIQRTDEAVWAAAALGFLLVLLTLSVLHTRLYRHCRSSTSLYWQDNKQDFENVGDIIRRRLRMVGRRKRRGSYNRRKECALLSNSSNEENSD from the exons ATGAATCCTCGGGTAAACCTGCTATCTGGATTAATCTGGATCGGTGTGATACAGTGCTGTCACTCCAGACTGCCACACGACTGCGACAATGGGAAG GCAAATCTTGAGACAGACCTACCAGGATCTGAAAAGCTCATGTGTCAAGAGCATTGGCCACAGTCACAGATG AATATTCCTGATATTGACACAAAATATCCTATACAG GGTTCTGATTACATCTGTATGGACACACCCATTACATACAATGATCCGATACCTACCCA TGGACCTTACAGGCCTGTTGAGGCAGAGAGCGGAGAGTATCTGTATTGTCCACCTCAGCGTTGGCTACACAACCTCAAA AATGGTGCGTTGGTGCTTCTCTATCACCCCTGTGTCTCATCTAAAGTTCGCAGGAGTCTCACCGTGTTGGCTCGGTCTTGTCTGGCTCATTACATTCTCACACCTCACCCCTGGCTCAGCCAACACAGA CCTTTAGCTATGGTTTCTTGGGGTCGTTCACTAGAGATGTCTCGCATCACACCAGGGGTTTGTGATTGGTTGGTTTCCATTTCCTACAATATTAGTCAAGCCAGCACAAGCCAAGGAAAAAAGTACAATTTGTTTTTGACCAAACCAGCACCTGTGAACAGCCTAATGGACGTCAATCAAGAGATGGCAAGTTTGGAAGGATTAAAG TTTCTTAAAAATTGCTGCTTTGAAGCTCTCCATCTTGAAGTACGGAGGACCAGAGGAAGATCCAGGAAGACCAGGATGGCCCTTAAACAAACGTCACAAGTAGTCGAACCAAGCAGACTTAACAGCACAGACAATGCAAAACACAACATTACAGACACACTAtcagaaaataataaaactgTGATGACCTTGCCGTCACACAATTCATCTACGGATTTAGGGGTACCCGGCAGGGGTGCCAAAGTCGAGGAGATGACTGATGCAGAGAAGCAGTTTGCACAAAGTAATTTAAATGAAGGAAGTAAAAACCAGATATACAGAAAGACACACAAGAATACAACGGTAGAAAGGACGAGGCATCGGATAAAGACTGACACAAAGGCGCAGAGGTTTGGGTCTGAATGCGAAGATCTCGGACTGTGTGAAACTCAAGAGTCTCCAGGTATCGAGGGTCTGTCGAAGGGGCAAAGGATAAAGATCCAGCGTACAGATGAAGCCGTGTGGGCAGCAGCCGCTTTGGGCTTCCTGTTGGTGCTGCTCACCCTGTCTGTGCTCCATACGCGCCTCTATCGCCACTGCAGGTCTTCAACCAGCCTGTACTGGCAAGACAACAAGCAAGACTTTGAGAATGTGGGTG ATATAATCCGGCGGAGACTCAGGATGGTTGgcaggaggaagaggaggggcAGCTATAACAGGAGAAAGGAATGTGCATTACTGTCCAACTCCAGCAATGAGGAGAACTCGGACTGA